A section of the Papio anubis isolate 15944 chromosome 2, Panubis1.0, whole genome shotgun sequence genome encodes:
- the PRR20G gene encoding proline-rich protein 20G, with protein MEEPRRSKRPRSMAPNQASGGPPTEPGCSSVDHEDPVEPVQPAKPTAYVKPLRWEPPARTELARPAGRGRRRGGSWRAGRARGSGAVLHRVPGQREGPDMYIHLNYHGEPGHQGEPEAGQNLAFSFTEAAPMPGIVQEGPGPHAAQPEVGFQEPPPAPGPVAVARQPMLALYPYIGFRPLGGSAFLRIMQTSSGTYVHGVPVFLAHIAH; from the exons ATGGAGGAACCAAGGCGTTCGAAACGACCTCGCTCCATGGCCCCTAATCAAG CTTCAGGTGGGCCTCCTACAGAGCCAGGCTGCTCTAGTGTGGACCATGAAGACCCTGTAGAGCCAGTCCAACCCGCAAAACCCACTGCTTACGTGAAACCCTTGAGATGGGAGCCCCCAGCTCGCACAGAGCTGGCTCGTCCTGCAGGAAGAGGCCGGCGCAGGGGAGGAAGCTGGCGGGCAGGTCGAGCCCGTGGCAGTGGGGCCGTGCTCCACAGGGTCCCCGGCCAGAGAGAGGGGCCAGACATGTACATCCATCTGAACTACCATGGAGAGCCAGGCCACCAGGGGGAACCAGAAGCCGGGCAGAACCTAGCCTTCTCTTTTACTGAAGCAGCTCCTATGCCCGGAATTGTGCAGGAAGGCCCCGGTCCCCATGCAGCCCAGCCTGAGGTGGGGTTTCAGGAGCCACCTCCTGCTCCTGGGCCTGTGGCTGTGGCCAGGCAGCCCATGTTGGCCCTCTATCCCTATATCGGGTTCAGGCCTCTGGGTGGCTCAGCTTTTTTGCGCATCATGCAGACCTCCAGTGGCACCTACGTGCACGGGGTCCCAGTGTTCCTTGCCCACATTGCACACTAA